In Pelecanus crispus isolate bPelCri1 chromosome Z, bPelCri1.pri, whole genome shotgun sequence, the following are encoded in one genomic region:
- the LOC104031287 gene encoding neuronal regeneration-related protein: MVYQPRLTIWVSQKIFPTSRGDGGFPKGSLPISKEVNRKKKSEVEGACPVPVNGYGHHFTKINYLYAF; the protein is encoded by the exons GTTTACCAACCAAGATTAACGATTTGGGTCAGCCAGAAAATCTTTCCAACCAGCCGAGGGGATGGGGGATTTCCCAAG GGGAGTCTCCCCATCTCAAAGGAAGTAAATCGCAAGAAGAAAAGTGAGGTGGAGGGGGCATGCCCGGTTCCAGTGAATGGCTATGGACACCATTTCACCAAAATCAATTACCTCTACGCTTTTTAA